Within the Channa argus isolate prfri chromosome 12, Channa argus male v1.0, whole genome shotgun sequence genome, the region caacgactgagacacccacaacaaccacaacagagacacccacaacaaccacaacaacagagacacgcACAACaaccagaacaactgagacacccacaataaacacaaaagagacacccacaacaactgagacaactaagacaactacaacaacagagttacccacaacaaccacaacaactgagaaacccacaacaacagagacacccacaacaaagacacccacaacaactaccacaactgaaacaatcacaacaactgagacacccacaacaaccacaactgaaacaaaaacaaccacaactgaaaaacccacaacaaccacaagtgagacacccacaacaaccacaacaactgagacacccacaacaaccacaacaactgagggaCCAAGAACAACTGAGATACCCAGGACAACCACAACAcatgagacaaccacaacaagtgAGACAACCGcaataaccacaacagagacaccgacaaaaaccacaacaaaagagacaccaacaacaacaactgagatacccacgacaaccacaactgagacaaccacaacgactgagacacccacaacaacaacaacagagacacccacaacaaccacaacaaaagagacaccaacaacaaccaccacaactgagaaaactaaaactgaaacacccacaacaaccaaaacaattgagacacccacaaaaaccacaacaactgagacaaccacaataacagagacaccaacaacaaccacaacaacagagacacccataACAACCACAATAGCTGAGAcatccacaacaaccacaacaactgagagaccaacaacaacaactgagacacccacgaCAACCACAAAAAGTGAGACAACCACAAGTgatacaaccacaacaaccacaacagagacaccctcaataaccacaacaactgacacagcaacaacaacaactgagacacccacaacaactaagacaaccacaacaacagagacacctacaacaaccacaacaacagagacacccacaacaaccacaacaactgagacacccacaacaaccacaacaactgagacacccacaacaacaactgagacacccacgaCAAGCACAAAAAgtgagacaacaacaacaagtgatacaaccacaacaaccacaacagagacacccacaacaaccacaacaactgagacaactaaaactgaaacacccacaacaaccacaacaatagagacacccacaacaaaaacagagacacccacaacaacaaaagagacacccacaacaacaacaacaactgagacaccaacgacaaccacaacaactaaGACAACCACAAcgactgagacacccacaacaacaacaacagagacacccacaacaaccacaacaatagagacacccacaacaacaacagagacacccacaacaacaaaagagacacccacaacaacttcaacaactgagacaccaacgaCAACCACAActactgagacaaccacaacgactgagacacccacaacaacaacaacagacacacccacaacaaccacaacaactgacacaactagaactgaaacacccacaacaaccacaacagcagagacacccacaacaacaacagagacacccacaacaaccacaacaaatgagacaactacaacaacaaaagagacacaaacaacaacgacaacaactgagacacccacaacacccacaacaacagagacacccacaaaaacaactgagatacccacaacaaccacaacaactgagagacCAACAACAATAACTGAGACACCCACGACAACCACAAAAagtgagacaaccacaacaagtgatacaaccacaacaaccacaccagagacacccacaacaaccacaaccagTGAgacaactaaaactgaaacacccacaaaaaccacaacaacagagactcccacaacaaccacaacagctgacacaactacaactgaaacacccacaacaaccacaacaacagagacacccacaacaacaacagagaaaccCACAACAacgacaaaaacagagacacccacaacaaccacaacaactgagagaccaacaacaactgagagaccaatgacaaccacaacaactgagacaaccacaatgactgagacacccacaacaaccacaacagagatacccacaacaaccacaacaactgagacacccacaacaaccacaacaactgagggaCCAAGAACAACTGAGATACCCAGGACAACCACAACACATGAGACAACCACAACCAGTGAGACAACCGcaataaccacaacagagacaccgacaacaaccacaacaaaagagacaccaacaacaacaactgagatacccacaacaaccacaacaactgagagaccaacaacaacaactgagacacccacgaCAACCACAAAAagtgagacaaccacaacaagtgatacaaccacaacaaccacaccagagacacccacaacaaccacaacaagtgagacaactaaaactgaaacacccacaaaaaccacaacaacagagactcccacaacaaccacaacagctgacacaactaccactgaaacacccacaacaaccacaacaacagagacacccacaacaacaacagagaaaccCACAACAacgacaaaaacagagacacccacaacaaccacaacaactgagagaccaacaacaactgagacaccaatgacaaccacaacaactgagacaaccacaatgactgagacacccacaacaaccacaacagagatacccacaacaaccacaacaacagagacacccacaacaaccacaacaactgagagaccaacaacaactgagacaccaatgacaaccacaacaactgagacaaccacaatgactgagacacccacaacaaccacaacagagatacccacaacaaccacaacaatagagacacccacaacaacaacagagacacccacaacaacaaaagagacacccacaacaacttcaacaactgagacaccaacgaCAACCACAActactgagacaaccacaacgactgagacacccacaacaacaacaacagacacacccacaacaaccacaacaactgacacaactagaactgaaacacccacaacaaccacaacagcagagacacccacaacaacaacagagacacccacaacaaccacaacaaatgagacaactacaacaacaaaagagacacaaacaacaacgacaacaactgagacacccacaacacccacaacaacagagacacccacaaaaacaactgagatacccacaacaaccacaacaactgagagacCAACAACAATAACTGAGACACCCATGACAACCACAAAAagtgagacaaccacaacaagtgatacaaccacaacaaccacaccagagacacccacaacaaccacaaccagTGAgacaactaaaactgaaacacccacaaaaaccacaacaacagagactcccacaacaaccacaacagctgacacaactacaactgaaacacccacaacaaccacaacaacagagacacccacaacaacaacagagaaaccCACAACAacgacaaaaacagagacacccacaacaaccacaacaactgagagaccaacaacaactgagagaccaatgacaaccacaacaactgagacaaccacaatgactgagacacccacaacaaccacaacagagatacccacaacaaccacaacaactgagacacccacaacaaccacaacaactgagggaCCAAGAACAACTGAGATACCCAGGACAACCACAACACATGAGACAACCACAACCAGTGAGACAACCGcaataaccacaacagagacaccgacaacaaccacaacaaaagagacaccaacaacaacaactgagatacccacaacaaccacaacaactgagagaccaacaacaacaactgagacacccacgaCAACCACAAAAagtgagacaaccacaacaagtgatacaaccacaacaaccacaccagagacacccacaacaaccacaacaagtgagacaactaaaactgaaacacccacaaaaaccacaacaacagagactcccacaacaaccacaacagctgacacaactaccactgaaacacccacaacaaccacaacaacagagacacccacaacaacaacagagaaaccCACAACAacgacaaaaacagagacacccacaacaaccacaacaactgagagaccaacaacaactgagacaccaatgacaaccacaacaactgagacaaccacaatgactgagacacccacaacaaccacaacagagatacccacaacaaccacaacaacagagacacccacaacaaccacaacaactgagagaccaacaacaactgagacaccaatgacaaccacaacaactgagacaaccacaatgactgagacacccacaacaaccacaacagagatacccacaacaaccacaacaacagagacacccacaacaaccacaacaactgagggaCCAAGAACAACTGAGATACCCAGGACAACCACAACAcatgagacaaccacaacaagtgAGACAACCGcaataaccacaacagagacaccgacaaaaaccacaacaaaagagacaccaacaacaacaactgagatacccacgacaaccacaactgagacaaccacaacgactgagacacccacaacaacaacaacagagacacccacaacaaccacaacaaaagagACACCAACAAAAACCACCACAACTgagaaaactaaaactgaaacacccacaacaaccaaaacaattgagacacccacaaaaaccacaacaactgagacaaccacaattacagagacaccaacaacaaccacaacaacagagacacccataacaaccacaacagctgagacacccacaacaacagagacacccacaacaacaacagagacacccacaacaaccacaacaactgagactccaacaactacaacaacagagactcgcacaacaaccacaaactctgagacaacaacaacttcatcaacagagacacccacaacaaccacaacaaatgtgaaacccataacaacagagacacccacaacagagacacccacaacaaccacaacaactgaaacaaccacaactactgagacacccacaacaaccacatcTGAAGCAatcacaactgagacacccacaacaatcacaacagagacacccacgacaaccacaacagctcagacaaccacaacaactgagacacccacaataaccacaaaagagacacccacaacaactgagacacccacaacaagcACATCTGAAACAatcacaactgagacacccacaacaacaacagaaatacccacaacaaccacaacaaagaCGCCCACGACAACTACAACagctgagacaaccacaacaactgagacacctacaacaaccacaacaactgcgACACCCAAAACAAGtgagacaaccacaaccaccacaacgactgaaacacccacaacaaccacaacagagacacccacaacaaccacaacaacagagacacccacaacaaccacaacaactgagacaactaaaactgaaacacccacaacaaccaaaagaactgagacacccacaagtacctcaacaactgagacaaccacaacaacagagacacccacaaaaaccacaacaacagaaacacccaaAATAACCATAACAAcggagacacccacaacaaccacaacaacggagacacccacaaaaaccacaacaactgaaacaaccacaacaactgagacacccacaacaaccacagctgaaataatcacaactgagacacccacaacaaccacaacaacagagacacccacaacaacaacagagatacccacaacaatcacaacaaaGACGCCCacgacaaccacaacagctgagacaaccacaacaactgatacTCCCACGACAACCAcgacagagacacccacaacaaccacaacaaccgagacacccacaacaaccacaacaacagagacacccacaaaaacaacagagagaaccacaacaacagagatccccacaacaactgagacacccacagcaacaacaacaacaaaggcacctacaacaaccacaacaaccgagacacccacaacaacaacaacaactgagacacaaacaagaaccacaacagaaacacccacaacaaccataacaactgagacacccacaacaacagagacacccacaacaactgacacatccacaacaaccacaacaacaaagaaacccacaacagagacacctacaacaaccacaacaattgagacacccacaacaaccacaacaactgagacacccacaacaacaacagagaaaaccacaacaactgagacacccacaacaaccacaacaaaaccaaccacaaaaacagagacgcccacaacaaccacaacagagacactcacaacaataaaaactgagacaccaacaacatcaATTGAGACACCCACGACAACtactacaactgagacaaccacaacaactgatacTCCCacgacaaccacaacagagacaaccacaaaaacaacagagagaaccacaacaacagagatccccacaataaccacaacaactgagacacccacaacaacaacagaaacacccacaacaactgagacatccacaacaaccacaacaacaaagaagcccacaacaactgagacatccacaacaaccacaacaacaaagaaacccACAACAGAGACATCTACAACAAACACAACTattgagacacccacaacaaccacaacaaccacaacaactgagacacccacaacaaccacaacaacagagacacccacaacaacaccagagaaaaccacaacaactgagacacccacaacaaccacaacagaaacaaccacaacaaccacaaaaacagagacacccacaacaaccacaactgagacacccacgaCAACTACAACAACTAAGACAACCATAACAACTGATACTCCCacgacaaccacaacagagagaCCCACAACCACTGAGAcatccacaacaaccacaacaacaaagacacccactacagagacacctacaacaaccacaacaattgagacacccacaacaaccacaacaaccacaacaactgagacacccgcaacaaccacaacagagacacccacaacaacaacaacaacagagacacccacaacaacaacagagaaaaccacaacatctgagacacctacaacaaccacaacacaaacaacaacaacaaatactgagacacccacaagaGCCATAACAACAGAGcaacccacaacaaccacaacagagacactcacaacaacaataaaaactgagacaccaacaacaacaactgagacaaccacaacaactgatacTCCCACGACAACCACGACAGAGACacccaaaacaaccacaacaaccgagacacccacaacaaccacaacaacagagacacccacaaaaacaacagagagaaccacaacaacagagatccccacaacaaccacaacaactgagacacccacaacaacaaccacaacaacagagacacccacaacttCCACAAatactgagacacccacaacaacaacaacaactgagaaaccgacaacaaccacaataactgagacacccacaacaaccacaacaactgagacacctacaacaacaacaacaacaactgagacacctacaacaaccacaacaagtgacacacctacaacaaccacaacaacggaaacacccacaacaaccacaacagaaacaaccacaacaaccacaaaaacagagacacccacaacaaccacaactgagacacccacgaCAACTACAACAACTAAGACAACCATAACAACTGATACTCCCacgacaaccacaacagagagaCCCACAACCACTGAGAcatccacaacaaccacaacaacaaagacacccattacagagacacctacaacaaccacaacaattgagacacccacaacaaccacaacaaccacaacaactgagacacccgcaacaaccacaacagagacacccacaacaacaacaacaacagagacacccacaacaacaacagagaaaaccacaacatctgagacacctacaacaaccacaacacaaacaacaacaacaaatactgagacacccacaagaGCCATAACAACAGAGcaacccacaacaaccacaacagagacactcacaacaacaataaaaactgagacaccaacaacaacaactgagacaaccacaacaactgatacTCCCACGACAACCACGACAGAGACacccaaaacaaccacaacaaccgagacacccacaacaaccacaacaacagagacacccacaaaaacaacagagagaaccacaacaacagagatccccacaacaaccacaacaactgagacacccacaacaacaaccacaacaacagagacacccacaacttCCACAAatactgagacacccacaacaacaacaacaactgagaaaccaacaacaaccacaataactgagacaaccacaacaactgacacaccgacgacaaacacaacagagacacagacaacaaccacaacagagacatccacaacatccacaactgaagcaaccacaacaactgagacagtCACAACAACCGCAACTGAAAAGACCACAACAAATGagccaccaacaacaaccacaaccgaTACCCCCACAACAACCAATACTGAAACAATCTTAACAACGGAGACACCAATAATgactacaactgaaacaacaaccacaactgaaatcATCACAACTGAAATACCCACAACAAACACCACTGTACCTATTTATACCTACATAATTTCAGCAATTATGCGAAACGAACCATATTCAGTCGATCTTACGAACCGCAACAACAGGCAATTCAGAGATCTTGAACAACGTGTTGTAGGGCTGGTGAgtaatatttcacattaaaacgTTGTTTCACATCTATGTTTTACACGAATGAATGTATATTGTGTAACTGAAAAagctattattttaaaattaaaggaaatatttacatttgtttttaacggtattttatatgtatttcttattttgtctttcttgttGCAGTGTAATGAAATATATCGTAGAAAATTTGGCAATAAGTTTGGCCACTGCTTTGTAGAAGCTTTCAGGTAAAAACATCTCCTTAAAGtagattattaattttaatcttAAGCAGAATCACATATAACCTAAACATTTGATAGAGGAAACtgaattgtttcatttcatcacTTTTCTCATTTGATTATGATACAGGAGCGCTGCAACACAAGTGGATGGAACTGAAGCAGATATAGGGGTTGTGTTCAATGAGACCATTCCCATTACAGATCTCCCAATGAATGCAGTGGTTGTTCAGACCTTTGTACTATCTGTAAATGATTCAAGCAATAACTTCCCTGTGGGTATAAACGCCAACACAGTCAAATTAATATGTaagtaaacacaaaacaacatgtcACCTTAACATGTTTAATCTTAAACTTAAATAACATGCAGCTCATGTTGTGAGCAACAGAAGTATGTCGCAATAACAACTTCAGATAAAGAAAAGTCTCatcacatttattcataaaagtCTTATTCAGTGTTGTATAGTATAGACACATTCTTTTCAGCCAGAAtgcatgttctgtaaataattcttaacaaaaatgctaaattaaacacttatttatgttttacagcaAGTCCAGTTACAGATCCAAATACATCTATAACTGCTACAACTACAACTGCTGCATCGACATCCACTGTAACTACAACTGCTGCTACATCTACAACTGCACCACTCACAGAAATAATGGTGACTTTTAGATCTCTTCTAGTCACGTTTACAAGTGACTTGAACGATCCATCATCTCAACGTTTTATTCAACGATCAGCAAATATAACATCACAGGTAAATCTCATGGTCAAAACGAACATTAGAGGCACATGTGATTCTTTTATGCaacaattcaaataaattttACTGTTAGTCACAAGCATCATTAAATATTGTATAAGAAAACAATCTTTCAGGATATTTAGGATGTTGGtcagttcattgttttttttgaaaatatccCATATAGCTACAACTGAACTGCAAACTAAAATGTTATGAGGAGGTGTTTTGTAAGTGCTAAGCACTAAGAAGGAAGGCATGATAAACGTCCTTAGTAATATTTTAGTTATTATGACGATACTGTAAAAGTTTATAGTATAAAAAATTTCAATAACCAGAGAGATACAGTATTTGGTTTGACTAATAATGTTTGAAATCTCTTAAAGTAGATAATTTCacttaaaaaatgtcaacactGCTCAGAAATACAagtaattttaatattgttgaaaCAATGAATCACTCGTCTGTTCTTGTAAAGCCTGTAGTAATGCCTTATCTGCTGGTCTACATAGACTAGACAGTCTATACAATATACTACTATATAAAAAGGATAGctattgaaaatgttttgtaataaatattttgagAAGAATCAGGACATAATAAACTTggacaaaatagaaaaagaaatatataatgtatataatgttttctatttctatagATTAAACCTAGGTGTCAAAATGCGTTCCCTTCTTCCTTCAAAGACTTGAAAGTGGTGGGATTCAGGTAATTTGTTCATtcaaattttattatatttttagagTTGTGGCCTAAATTGGATATTTTGAGCAATAGTTTTGTTTCTCCTTCTGCAGGAAGGGATCAATCATCAACACACTGAACCTTACCTTTGACAGCAGATCTGTTCCTAACAGAACTCAGATTGcaagtgtttttataaatgcagCTCCATACGTCACTGGTTTTGACATTGAAGGCATCTCCATCACTGTGAATAACATACGTAAGTAATATTGTAGAAAACTCAAAAGTTTCACAGGTATTTTTTAACtcaatgtttattttctttactgttgTTCTCATTTACAGCTTCAAGTGGAGTAACCCAAAAGATCAGTGTCATTACTGCATTATGCCTGGTCCTGTTGTCATGGATACTGTAAAACCTGCAATAAAATCTATGCTGATTTCCATTTGAACTGCCATCTCTGCTATGAAAAAAGACTTGGTCATCAGCAAAAATCACAGATTCCCAGTGATCTAAAGGACTGAGTAGAACCTATCACATTCCCTTTTGCACTGATGAGACACAATTAACTACATTATGTTTGTGCATGGGAATGTCCAGAATCCTGGTTTGGACCGAATGACACAGACTACTTTAAGAAACTGGTCCAACAgagtaataaaacaaacaatataataatagtttttattaaCCCATTGGTGTTGGAAAACAATGACACTATTGTATGAAAGACTGAGAAAATTGAGACATTGACAATGGTGATATTAATCAGACCTTTTTTGTGCTAATTTCTTATCCCAAGATATGACTAAACTTATGCAAAGCAAAGATTATTCAGAAATTCACAGTTTTACTTTACACTGTTGAACTAAGATTTTCTTATTGTTTCGCTTTTTCACacttaaatatcaaatataacaTTAAATGAAGGAACGCATGTAACCCTATATTATATATCTGACATCATCTGTTGtattcaaaattaatttaatttttaattaatttaatgtatttaatgtgtatataaatatatatcactCTATATTTGATGAACAATGAACAACTGTATTATCTGAGATTTCTTTGTAGCCTGTGCCTTTCCTGACAGAaactacaataataaaaatattaaaggttTAAACCATCTTTTGTGTTAGGTTTTGTAAATTTGGAGTGTAAAGAGAAAGTTTCTCGCAACATTTTTAAGGCCAAGAGGTTTAGGGGAAGCAAGGCTAAAGTTGGGATCAAAATACTCTTGCAGATTACAATAGTGTGATTCAATGATGTCTCTTGATGTCAAATTGCCTAAATTAAGCATAGTTTACATGTTGTTTGACTAAGTTTTCAAAATGATAGTTAAATAATATTCTACATtgtcaaatacatattttaattcatttcaattttcaattcaactttatttatatagcgccaatttacaacaaagtcatctcaaggcactttacagaataaagtccagactacacaagtatgtagaagtaacccaacaaatcccccttgagcaagccctaggcaacagtggagaggaaaaactccctttaatgggagaaacctccagcagaaccaggctcagggtgggcggccatctgccttgaccggttggggtgagtgaaaagtggagaaagaaaagaaaagagcaacgaaaagcaacaacaaaacaacaacaaaaagcaacaacaaccaaaaaaagcaacaacaaagcattgtacaggtggcatacagtggtgacaaataaatgtatagagaaaagctagttagggttgagtgaggattattaactataagctttatcaaaaaggaaagttttaagcctagtcttaaaagtagagagggtgtctgctccctgaatttggattggaagctggttccacaggagaggagcttgatagctaaaggctctgcctcccattctacttttgcaaactctgggaaccacaagtaggccagtattttgggatcgaagtggtctaatcaggcgatacaggactatgagatcttttaaatatgatggagcttgaccattaagagctttgtatgtaagaagcagggttttgaactctattctaaattgtatgggaagccaatgaagagaagctagtgaaggtgaaatatgatctctctttcctaatccagtcagcactcttgctgcagcattttggattaattgaaggctttttagagagttattaggacaccccagaagtagggaattacagtagtccaacctagaagtaacaaacgcATGggccagtttttcggcatcactttgagacaggatgcttctaatggataatttttcaatattttaatcaGATTTTCTCACTTGATATATATTTGTCCTTGTTTCACAAAAGAACAATTGCTTGGGAGTATACCATTCAACTTAGCCAAGAATCTGTGTATGATGTGGTTTCGTTTTGTTAGTCACTAAGGtttcacaacataaaaaaaaaaaaaaaaagcaacgtCATTATCCTTTGTTCTGTCAAC harbors:
- the LOC137137141 gene encoding mucin-2-like, which encodes TTTTTETPTTTTTETPTTTSTTETPTTTTTTGGPRTTVIPRTTTTPETTTTSETTAITTTETPTKTTTKETPTTTTEIPTTTTTETLTTNTTETLTTTTTAAPSTTTETPITTTTTKTLPTTTETTTTKTETPTTTTTTKTPTTTTTETPSKTTTAETTKKSETPTTTTITDTPTTNTTTETPTTTTTERPTTTTTAETTSENLTTTTTTGTPTTTTTETPTTTTTTETPTPTTTTEKPTTTETPTTETPTTTTTETKTTTTETPTTTTTESTTTETPTTTTTTETPTKTTTTEGPTTTEIPTTTTTPETTTTSETTTITTTKTITTETPLTTTTAETTTTTDTPTITTKETPTTTETTETTTTTESPTTTTTAEKPTTTETPTTETPTTTTTTETITTTETPTTTTTESTTTETPTTITTTETPTTTTTTETPTTTTTTKGPTTTEIPTTTTTSETTTTTTTTETPTTTTTETPTTTTTTETRTTTRTTETPTINTKETPTTTETTKTTTTTELPTTTTTTEKPTTTETPTTKTPTTTTTTETITTTETPTTTTTETKTTTTEKPTTTTSETPTTTTTTETPTTTTTTEGPRTTEIPRTTTTHETTTTSETTAITTTETPTKTTTKETPTTTTEIPTTTTTETTTTTETPTTTTTETPTTTTTKETPTTTTTTEKTKTETPTTTKTIETPTKTTTTETTTITETPTTTTTTETPITTTIAETSTTTTTTERPTTTTETPTTTTKSETTTSDTTTTTTTETPSITTTTDTATTTTETPTTTKTTTTTETPTTTTTTETPTTTTTTETPTTTTTTETPTTTTETPTTSTKSETTTTSDTTTTTTTETPTTTTTTETTKTETPTTTTTIETPTTKTETPTTTKETPTTTTTTETPTTTTTTKTTTTTETPTTTTTETPTTTTTIETPTTTTETPTTTKETPTTTSTTETPTTTTTTETTTTTETPTTTTTDTPTTTTTTDTTRTETPTTTTTAETPTTTTETPTTTTTNETTTTTKETQTTTTTTETPTTPTTTETPTKTTEIPTTTTTTERPTTITETPTTTTKSETTTTSDTTTTTTPETPTTTTTSETTKTETPTKTTTTETPTTTTTADTTTTETPTTTTTTETPTTTTEKPTTTTKTETPTTTTTTERPTTTERPMTTTTTETTTMTETPTTTTTEIPTTTTTTETPTTTTTTEGPRTTEIPRTTTTHETTTTSETTAITTTETPTTTTTKETPTTTTEIPTTTTTTERPTTTTETPTTTTKSETTTTSDTTTTTTPETPTTTTTSETTKTETPTKTTTTETPTTTTTADTTTTETPTTTTTTETPTTTTEKPTTTTKTETPTTTTTTERPTTTETPMTTTTTETTTMTETPTTTTTEIPTTTTTTETPTTTTTETPITTTTAETPTTTETPTTTTETPTTTTTTETPTTTTTETRTTTTNSETTTTSSTETPTTTTTNVKPITTETPTTETPTTTTTTETTTTTETPTTTTSEAITTETPTTITTETPTTTTTAQTTTTTETPTITTKETPTTTETPTTSTSETITTETPTTTTEIPTTTTTKTPTTTTTAETTTTTETPTTTTTTATPKTSETTTTTTTTETPTTTTTETPTTTTTTETPTTTTTTETTKTETPTTTKRTETPTSTSTTETTTTTETPTKTTTTETPKITITTETPTTTTTTETPTKTTTTETTTTTETPTTTTAEIITTETPTTTTTTETPTTTTEIPTTITTKTPTTTTTAETTTTTDTPTTTTTETPTTTTTTETPTTTTTTETPTKTTERTTTTEIPTTTETPTATTTTKAPTTTTTTETPTTTTTTETQTRTTTETPTTTITTETPTTTETPTTTDTSTTTTTTKKPTTETPTTTTTIETPTTTTTTETPTTTTEKTTTTETPTTTTTKPTTKTETPTTTTTETLTTIKTETPTTSIETPTTTTTTETTTTTDTPTTTTTETTTKTTERTTTTEIPTITTTTETPTTTTETPTTTETSTTTTTTKKPTTTETSTTTTTTKKPTTETSTTNTTIETPTTTTTTTTTETPTTTTTTETPTTTPEKTTTTETPTTTTTETTTTTTKTETPTTTTTETPTTTTTTKTTITTDTPTTTTTERPTTTETSTTTTTTKTPTTETPTTTTTIETPTTTTTTTTTETPATTTTETPTTTTTTETPTTTTEKTTTSETPTTTTTQTTTTNTETPTRAITTEQPTTTTTETLTTTIKTETPTTTTETTTTTDTPTTTTTETPKTTTTTETPTTTTTTETPTKTTERTTTTEIPTTTTTTETPTTTTTTTETPTTSTNTETPTTTTTTEKPTTTTITETPTTTTTTETPTTTTTTTETPTTTTTSDTPTTTTTTETPTTTTTETTTTTTKTETPTTTTTETPTTTTTTKTTITTDTPTTTTTERPTTTETS
- the LOC137137252 gene encoding probable maltase-glucoamylase 2, translated to MTTTETTTTTEIITTEIPTTNTTVPIYTYIISAIMRNEPYSVDLTNRNNRQFRDLEQRVVGLCNEIYRRKFGNKFGHCFVEAFRSAATQVDGTEADIGVVFNETIPITDLPMNAVVVQTFVLSVNDSSNNFPVGINANTVKLISSPVTDPNTSITATTTTAASTSTVTTTAATSTTAPLTEIMVTFRSLLVTFTSDLNDPSSQRFIQRSANITSQIKPRCQNAFPSSFKDLKVVGFRKGSIINTLNLTFDSRSVPNRTQIASVFINAAPYVTGFDIEGISITVNNIPSSGVTQKISVITALCLVLLSWIL